DNA sequence from the Nakaseomyces glabratus chromosome E, complete sequence genome:
tttaatgTATCAACTTGCTACGGAGGTTTCTCTGGTAATCTTATGAACACAGAACGAACTTGCTGGATCACATGTATTTACAACCAGCCAATTACGATGATAGCTTTATAAATTCACAACTAATCTATCAGGCAACATAATTGTCAGAATACATCAGAGACTTTAGCTTTGTATAATAGGTAaatctatatatttttttatttgtttgtttgtgtttttttatttatgttTACTTGCATAACTAGCGTCAATCCAATGAGCAATAACAATTAGTTACattttaatgaaaataaacaTGGTATACTGTTTACtaataaaaacaaataatgCTAGCCGACAAATGTAAATAGTCAAGCTGTTGTTTGAAATACCAGTATCTGTATCTGATTAGCAGAGCATCCAAGTGGAAAATGGAAAAATAATATCGACATCGAAACAGAATTCAATCTAAAAATTTTGTGATATATAAATGCCCAATAATTTGGGAAGTTATTCTAGATCGATTTGctgtatttttattattattattttaattttattcaacATCGAAACACCATCAAATAAATCCCATACTATCAAGACCAACTCAATTTCATTCTTTAACAGATTACTTAAAATTGATTTAAGACACACCCATTTATTTCAACAATTATTATAAAGTTCtattaaaatataagaTGCTACCGTTCATACAATTACTGTATCTGGCGCTATACCTAACTAGCGATGTTCTCGCAATGCCGCTACGTAAAAGGGAAATTGTAACAAGAGTACACACCGCCAGCACCACTAACACTGTGaccaatttcttttctacCACCACTCAGGTTATTATTGCACCAACTGTACAGGTAATTATTAGTGGTGATACTACCCTTTTCAGTACTATGGTTGGAGAAGGTGGTGACATTAACGCTGAACCAACAACAACCATAACTTCCATAATCCAAGTAAAGAGGGTTTCTTTAGCTAATGAGCAACCAACTGCAACTTCCACAACCCCAATGCTAGACagttcatcatcatctgcTACCACTACATCCTCTGCTATTTCATCTGACATTACTACTACTTCTATTCCAAGTTCTTCTAGCATACCAACAACTACACCATCATCGTCGTCGTCATCGTCGTCATCGTCGTCATCCATACAGTCATCATCAATTAGATTTGCCAGCCAAGTAGTTAATTTAGAGAATGTCGAAGCCAATCAAAATCAGCAAAAGCAGgaagaacaacaacatGTTCATAACACCGCTCATATATCGACTCCTGTCGTAGAGATGACTACTACCACCTCTTCATCAAGTACCACTACATTGGAACCAACCGCAAGTCAAAGCTCAACATCTAATAATAATGCCGATACTACTATCAAATCAGCTCCAATTGCTATTGCATATTCACCATACAACAATGATGGTACGTGTAAGAGCGCTGATCAAGTAAAAGAAGATTTGCAACTAATTAAGTCCAAGGGCATTAATCAAATTCGTATGTATGGTACTGACTGTAATTCATTACAAACTGTATTGCCAAATGCAAAGAGTATTGGCCTATCCGTTAATCAAGGTTTATGGATTACTAGCTCAGGTGTTGATTCCATCGACATTCCACTACAACAGTTGATTAACTACGGTCAAACTAACGGCTGGGATGTATTTGCCTATATTACTGTAGGTAACGAAGCTGTTATCTCTCAATACTGTTCCGTAAGTGACTTGGTTTCTAAGATTGGACAGGTTAGAGGTCAATTGAAAGCAGCTGGATATACTGGTCAATTGACAACAAGTGAGCCTCCTGTCACCTATGAACAACACCCTGAATTATGTACAGCTTCAGGCATTGACTTCGTTGGTATCAATCCACATGCCTACTTTGATACATATTCCAGTGCAGATACAGCCGGCTCCTTTGTAAAGGGTCAGATCGAACTAGTACAAAAAGCTTGTGGCACTGGTAATATTGTAGTCACCGAAACTGGTTATCCATCTGCCGGTATTCAAAATGGTGGTAATATCCCATCGAAACCAAAtcagctcatcgctattcaaaaaattctaGAAGCCACTAACAACCAGGTCACATTGCTATCCTGTTTCAACGATTTTTGGAAGGCGCCTGGCCCATATGGTATTGAACAATACTTTGGTATCTTGGACAACCTGCCATGAACCTAGAAGATCCAAACAATAAAAGATAGCCGAAGGCTGGATACTTCATCAACTATCGATCAGACTTTATTCAAATTACATGCCTTGGTCCAACCAATTAACtcataaaaaataattatcGAAATGTTAAAACCAAGGCAATATGTAATCTAATGTCCCCTCAAAAGTAATGATTAACAATACAAACCaaacaaaattaatataGATAAAATTGCATATTGCATTGGTTAAGCAAGCTATAACCCTCGCATCAGATGATATAAAACATATCATCAATCCTCACCTCACAAAATTGTATAATATTCAATCTCAACTAACTTAAGTGTCTAAATTGCATTTAGACATATATAGTATCATTTATTTTCCATAATTTTTagttattaatattattttcgTTCCAATTGTATCAAATTTAATTATGATGCTCAAAAtttatttgttgaaatGATTGTCTTATTTGCTGTTGCTAACGTCTAATATACAGATATTCATAGTATTTAAATAGTTTTAAGTTTACCTTCAAAGAAATGTTTAACGCTCTTTCAAAGCCTTGtttctcttttctcttctccTCAATCTTTCAACCTTCTTAGCATGCATCTTGGCCGCCAATCTTTCGtatctctctttctcttccttcttctcaCGTCTCAATTTCATAGCCTCAATTTGCTGCCTCTTAGTTTCTAACTTTTCATCCTTTAATGCCTTTAACCTCTCCTTATATTGCTGTTCTTCAAGcctcttctgtttctttaGTTCCCAGGACGTGAGCTTCTTGTTTTTAACAACACGACTGTTAGCACGCAATGGCTCCTTCTCTTGCTTCCATACACGCTTACTCACTGGCAACCCtttagcttcttcttcaaccaTTGCTGTTTCGTGGACTTTGTATGAGTTCAAATGAGATTATTAAACTAGAATCAATAATATGCTCTTTATAagttgcgatgagctcatcgcatcggTCCtgtgaaatttttcacttttcaTGGAAAAACTCCAAAATATATGCTGAATCACAATGAAAGTCATACAAAAATTACTACTACAGAAATTGCAGATGTTAATGAATAACATAACCAAGCAATACGGGAATAACTAATATGCGAACTGTACTACCAGTTCACAGGTTTGTGCGAACGGTTTACCTACCTGCGCGCCGGCTAGTAAAGGCAAATGTAGGGGCGCAAAAGATAGCACCAGCAGCCAGTTCTGCGATTCTGCCGAAGGACCTAGACATTGATATACGAGGTATCGAAGATCCAAAAGTCTTAGAGATGAAAGTGAAACAATTACAAGAGTTTACTAGAAATATAAAGACTGAGATAAAGCGTCGAGCGAAGCAAAAACACACTGAAGAGCAACCTCTCGAGCTCAGCAACAATGAAGATATTTCAGCTGTATTTAATGCAGTTGTAAATACTCCAAAGAAAGCTGATTCTATCGGAAAAGGGATCACTGAAAAGTTGATGGAGAATACTGTCGATCAGATCATCGATAATGTGGTACCGAAGGCGATACAGGAACGAATTGCTGACAAATCTTTAATGGTCAGAGCGCTAGTGCGTACATCGGTTCATACCCCTATTGAATCCAATATGCTTGTTAAAAAATTAGCAGAATCCGAGATGAGACTAAAAGGTTTGCCGCAAGAAGATATTCGTACATttttaaagaaaagtataaaGAATCTAAACTTCACCAACATTTTAGAATTGGATAAAATGCTCTTGGAATATGTTGGAAATGACATAAGCAAATTCTCTGATAACATGTACAAGTGCCTATTTTCTAACCTGTCAAAACTAAATGCCCAAAGCACACAACATAGTAAAGATGATCTTGTGATTAAAATgttcaacaaattattgaaaaggTATGATACGAATCTGAACACTACAAACGCAAATGTTTGGAATGAAAAGATGACTAACGTCATATTATCTTACTGCATTAATTATAGtatcaaattgaaagaCTTTGAAATCACCGATAAATTTGTCTCGAAATTTAAGAATGATTACAAACTACTACCTGATAAACAAAATTATACAAGTATAATACACTTCTATTCGAAGCTGGGACTCAGTGATAAAGCCTGGGATACCTTTGATACCATGAAGTTTCTATCGAGATCTCATGCACCTGATACAAAAGCTTATAACAGTGTTTTGATGCTATGtaaacaagaaaaagacTTCAGAAAGACAATTGACCTATATCATGAAATGGTTGACAAGAAAGTGCCAATGGATGCTAGAACTTATACAACTATGATTCATACATTAGCGGCTGCTAGTACAGATTCTTATACTAGTGAGGGTAAGTCTGATTCACTCCGGATATTGGGTTGGAAACTGATCAATGAGCTTTCAAAGAATTTGCAATATGATGTTATGAAAAACAAACATATACTGATTTCGATGCTCTCATTATCTGCATATGATGGTGATCTGGGTATGGCAAGAGCGTTGTATTACAAGATTTTCCATCAAAAGTCCGACGAACTTTATGCCACAATGAATCCAGCTCAATTAGAAAATCTCTCAGCAAAAGATATTTTGTCATACGTGTTGGATCCGAAAGTACTGAATTATTTGCTTCTAGCGTACTCAAGATATGATAAGGGACGCTTACCATTAATTTTAGCGAACGATGAGGGTTCTACATTGAGAAGAAATGTTATCAATGCTGTTGATTTTGGAGGGCATTCATCAGAGATGTCTGCACTTGAGTTGGCGAATAAAATCACAATACCATTTTTGCCATATTCagaaatttctgaaaactGGCAAATAATTGCGGAATCAAGAGCGCTATGGTTGTTTAACCTTGAATATGGTGGCATTACTGATATTTCCCTCACATCATCAATACAAGAAAATGCGATGATTTATAGAGACCAAGCCATAGATATTAATGAATTCAAGTTAAAGATTATGAATGACTTGATCGAATGGAAGACCGAAAACCTGAACAACACAGTTTTAAATCCAACCCTTTTACAGACGTTTTTAACAATTCCTTTAAAAAGTGGTAATAGAGAAGAATTTTACAGTAGATTGAATGCCTTTACATTTCAGCAACATAACTTAAACTCCGTGATGGAAAAGTTTTATGAATATAAACCAGAGTCAGAGGAATATAATGATTGcctcaaatattttgagagtctgaaaagaaaaattctAATGTCGAATAGTCACTACGATCTTGTTATGAAGGCTGCTACTAAATTTGGAGATATTGACGCTGCCAATCAAGTTTGGAAAGATAGAGGTGAGTACAGGAAAACTACCAGCTTTGCTAAGCTACCTACCAAGGATAGAATTATTAGTGATTCTAACTTTGCAAAGCTTATGGTTgagttttttgtttctcaGAGGCTATATTCTGATGCTATGGCCGTTGTTTTATCCTCCaaaaattttatcaaatggGACTACTCAATGGTTAAATCTCTACACCATGGCCTGATTGAAGCTGaagatattataaatattgaaaaattgcttGACGTTGTCAACCGTAGCAAAGGTACAAAGAAAGCAGTTGATGTCATTAATGAACAAATCGAGGAACTCAAGTTATCCTAAGTTAAGGATGCTAAAGGTTTCAAATACAAACCGCTAGGGAGGATGGAGTTCAGAGAAAAATGTGTGCATATGTAATTACGAGAACACTATAccatgtaaatatatacaattttGCATTTCATAATTAGAAATTAATGTTTAATCCAAATAAATGTTATAGATGAGAAAAGTTACAGAAAAATTGATAGCcataagaagaaaaaaaccTCAAATATCAGATCCACTTTGAGCCATGTCTAGTTCCTCTTGTAGCTCTTCAACCTCAACCTTTAGTTTAGTAACTTCATTTTCTAGACTCTTGCCATAATAATCAATGTAATAAGTAGCACCGTTATGTGCAGCACATAAGAATATAgctaaaagaaagaactgCGACCATATTTCATCATATTTAATCCAGATATTGCAAAGAAGCATAGTCGAAAGTTGGTACAGGTACTGTGATAACGTATATATTACAATCGGCCAAGGTGTGGGTAATTTCACGGCCCAGAAGTCCTTGTATTGATGAGTAGTCAGGTAATGGAAACTAGTTTCACGCTGACCAGCTTGTATCTTTGAGCTCTTCCTTAATGTGATAAAGTAATGGTATAAAACTTGCCAGATTAGGTAATACAGGGACGTGTTAATGATATTGGTCTTTAACGATATGGAGTTGCGAGGGTCTAGTATAACTGCACCAGGGAATCTTTCTGCTCTATACTCTGGTGAAATAGCCCTGTATATCACAAAAATAGAACATGGGGGGATAATATGGATAAAACAGGAAGTGGTTTTGTCTATTGAATGAATCACCAGCGAATTCCGCCATGTAATAACAGCAAAGCTGAGGGAACCAAATGTCAGTGCAAAGCATGATAAGAAAAGTGTTTGATTGCGTGGAAACACCCAAATGTAAGCAAGGCAAAGAATATTAACAAAGTAACACAAGTCCGCTAAGAAATAATGGTTATTGGTCTTGTAGTAAGTGTAAAACCGGATTGGAATTAAAATACAGAACAAAACTGTGTAGTAAACGTGGAAGTATTGTGGGAACCGGCCCATGATGAATCCGATgaagaatatattaaacAGCGTAAATGGGTAAAATAACTTTTCTAGCGTAGATGTTTTGTGGAAAAATAGCCTGTTTAAGGGTCCGTCCCATTTCTTGATTTGCTCGACAAGTCTCTCCCTGTGCTTCTTGATTAACCTCTTATGGTCCCCGTTTAGTTTATCCTTGGCTCGTTGCCACGTCTTCTTATAATCATAGTTTTGTATAGTCGGAAATTGAGTGTAATGTATCTTAGAGGCTATGGGATCCAGTAGCTCCACTAGGTTGCCCAACGACAACTCAGACCGCAGCTCATCCTTCTCTTCAGTAGCCATATTAAATGGTTGTATTGTGGTGTATTTGCTTTCTACTAGCCAAAATGCAGATGTTTGGACCAGTGAGTTTTAAATATGGTTCGATTACCCTTTAAGACTCGGGCTGTTTTTCGTTTCTTAGCACCTCTAAGCGTTCCTGACTGGATGCTGATTCATTAACTTGAGTGTGTCTGGGAAGTTAAAGGGTTTTTCAGGTACTAAAAGCTCTAACTTCAagcatttttcttttgaatatatatatttatagttTCATTATAATTGCAGACCGAGCGCTTATACGATATACTCCTTAGTATTAGGGTCGAGGGTACGGAGAAACGCGATGTTTAGGTCTATGTTTCCTGGGATCAGTCGTGGTGTGTCCACTAGACCGTTGGGTTTTGGCGCTAGTAGAGCTACCACTAGGGTGGCTGCTTCTAGGTTAACCAATAGATTTGCCACTAGGATGTCTGGTGCACGAATGGCTACCACTACAGCGCAGGCCAAGAAGGAGAAAGGCATCAAGCtgctgatgaagaagtacGGCTCTTCAGCACTGATTGTATACATAGGTTTAATGCTAATTGACCTGCCGTTGTGCTATCTGGCAGTACACTCGCTTGGTGATGAAACCATTGCGATTTACTTGAACAGAGCTAAGCGTCTATTTGGCTACGGGAAGGACGAATATGAACTGGTAGACGAAATGAATCGCAAGAAACATGAGAAGGAGGCCAAAGTTCAGTACTCAGAGAGCTGGTGGACTCAGATGAAGAACAGCCACATGCTCACAGAGCTGATTCTGGCTTATGGTTTGCACAAGAGCTTAATTGTGGTGCGTATACCGTTGACTGCAGCAATTACGCCATACGCCGCCAAaatcttcaagaaatacGGCCTAGTTTCCAGGCTAAACTTCACAAGAACCATGGCTGATGACGCCAAGATACGCTATAAATAGAGAATACGCTGccaaattttattttccatCACTAACATGTGATTTATTTAACTATTGTTGACTTGTAATTAGCTTTCATTTTTCCTCTAACCATGGACCACAAATCTATTATAGTTCCATATGAGATgaatcaaaaagaaaggaaaccaaaaaaccaaaaaatatacGTTGATAGTTCTAGAAAGGATCTGGGCACAGTGCCATATCAGCCTCGTTGCATTGAGATGCAAGATAGCATTTTTGAGTTCTGAAAGTTCTGGAAGTTCTACAATTATCACAGGGGCCCCTATTGGCCTTCACGGAATGTTGAGTGACAAAAAATTTACCATATGAAAGATAATACAATACGTATATGGAGAAGCCAACTTCTGTCGTGTTGGAGCTGGCCTGCTCTTGTACCAATCCAATTGAACTTAACTCTCGCACACCTGGCTTCCCAATTGTTCTCGGGTTTGGCTTTACTACCCCCACCCAGGTAGAACAGAAGCAAAGgtgcgatgagctctaCACCTAGGTGTATAGGTGAAGCAAGGCCATTGAGTTGAgacatttcttttgataaaaataaatatctaGGGCACCTTTTGCTGGAAATCGAAGGGATTGAGCTAAtgtcatttcttttttttcttaacTTGGACTTTGTTGGATCAGATCAATTTGTTAAGGGGGATGCGTTGATCCAATCCTAGTGCATAATAGGGCTACCCGGTTAGGTAACTCTGATCCAGATATACTAAACGAAAATGATTTCAATTGACCCCAGTTGCTGATATATAAGCTGGGGTATTTCGAGATGTATTCAGCATTACATTGGAGGCAAAAAGACCTCGAATATTAAGACGGTAATCGCAGCTCTATGATATAGTCTAAGGGATATATTTAACTCTGTGATGCATAATTGCCAATTCGAAAATAATGGCTGCCTTTAACGATTATTGCGCTGTTTGCGAAAAGTTGCTTGATGGTTTGGATATTTACTGTTCAGAAGAGTGTAAGCACCTCGATGAAGCTTTTAGAGATGATGCTGAATCAACAATTGATCCTTTGCTAAAGTCACCGTTGCTCTATGCTCAATCAGGTATTGATCATGAAGACATGGACGATCTGGAACTTCCCGCTTCTGATAGCTTACAGGTACCTAGAACCATGGGCCGCTTACGCAATCTGTGCCCTATACAAGAAGTATGCAATGATGAAAAAGCAGCAGCACAAAATTATAGACTATGGCTACAATACAACAGTACGTAAAGGTGGACTAGTGTTGTAGAACCCTTAGTTGTTTAAGGATTTATTCTTCAAGTTAACGATAGCTGCTCAGTCACTATTTTATACTGACATACATTGgattttagtttttattggtttttgtacactttttctttttatttcacCTTTTGTGGTTACATTTTGTTGGTTATTATCATGTTTTTGGACTTTCTTTTAACTTATTAACGAATTTTATATGGTTTCTCTTTTCTCGGCTTCATATTAGACTAACATTTTTTATAAACTATTTAGATAATagataaatttttttgagatGAAAGTAGAATATTCAATCGAATTTTTTGTACGTGAGCCTTTTATTATCAACAATTGACGATAATTTTGGAATTACTTTATAATGCagatataatataaatttatgCTTGGTTTAGTTTATGTTAATTAACATATTTACATACCTCTGAAAACGTTTTTGCTTGCCCTTCTTCTTCCCTCAAATCTAGGTTTCGCTCTACCGTTGTCAGGTTTATTgtcatcgtcatcttcatcgcTGTCTGATGAAGCTCTATGCATTCTCTTTGGCTTGGGAGATTTCTTACCAGGCACAAAAGTTAGCTCAGCTGCACCACGGTGGTTACGACGAAGAACTTGAGCGGTGGATTTCTTATCAGTGTTTTCTTCCTCCAAAGTTTTAACTTGCTCGGCAAATGTAACAGATCTCTTCTCGCCGTTAACTGAAAGTCCACTATCAGAAACCTTCATTCCATCTAGGAACTtctcagcttcttctttatcCTTTCTTCTACGTTCAATAACTTTCCTTTGCTTTTCTGCTTTTCTCTTCTCAGCTTCAGTTAACTCAGCcttatcttcttcactCTCGCTCTCACTTTCACTCTCGCTATCGCTATAGTGACCATTCTTCATGGctattctttcttcatcagattCTTCGGCTGCAGTTAGGGCTCTAATACGTTTAGCAGCACCTTCGTCAGTTTCTTTAGCAGATTTAACTGGGTTCAATTGCTTGTAATCATAATCGTTCTCATCAACTTTGaaatcttcatcttcaaacaTTTCCTTGAAACGATCATCTGTAAGAATTTTACTGGCTGCTGAGTCACCACGTTTGGTTGTAATTTTCTCGACAAGATCTTTATTAAATTTGACTTTAGGTTTCGATACCGCGCCAGAAGTTCTGATTCTTGATTCTCTTTCCTTCTCAATCCTGCGTCTGatttctctctctctttcaTCTTTGTAAGCATTTGGATTAGCAATCAAAGAAACCTTATCATATAATTCTGTATTAATGAAGAAACCATGCATATATGCTCTTAGAACATTCGAGCCCACCAAATGAGTGATATTTAACTTCTTTACATCATCTCTCGTTATGAATCTGTAGTTCGAGTAAACTGAGTCACTTGGTTTCTCTTCTAGTTCTTCGGTGATGGAGTCCAAGAAAGAACACCATCTTGGAGATGGACCAAGAGTAGGAATGTAATATGTATGCATTGGAATACCTTCATTGGCGGTGAAGAACATACCTGAGCCTGGGATGTGTTCAATATCGTTAATGTCGACACTAGGTTCCATTGAGGCGTATGCTTTACCAGTATCTTTATTCCAAATCTTGGCGATTCTTTTATCACATGTTAGAATGTTATCACTGTTTTCAACACCAACGTTATCAAGCCATATTATCTTCTTGATATCAAACCCATAACCTTGATCCTTGACCTGGTATGGCTCAGAAGTACGCAAGTCGtataaataagaataaCCAGTAGATGTACCACAGGCAAAGTTTAAACCATCTCTTCTGAAACTTGATGTAGTAACTTGAAAATCAGAGTTATCCAAATCATTTTCTAACACGAGTTTAGCAGCTCTTGTTCTTGCTCTTGGATCCCAGAATTCTACCGTATTATTTTCCATGGATACAGATATCAACCCGTTGACATCACACATAGTTACATGATTCACACCTTCATCATCTAATTTGAATGGGTTTAGGAATCTACCCTGCTCTAGGTTAAGTCTATAAAGTTCGTTGCTGCTGGCACCGACATATAGGTCACAATTCACAGGATTATAAGTCAAACTACGACCAAATTTTGGTATTCTGGTTGTGTAATGGATACCACCTTTACTTTGAAATTGGATACTTCTGTCGTTTTGTAGATGAACACTCTTGGTCCAGTCATCTGATATAAGCACGAAGTCAACATTTTCAGCATCAGTATGTCTGTCGAACTTCATAGACAAGTTGGCAAAATCATATACGTGAATCTGTGGCTTATAAGTACCGGTAGCCATCGCATAGTTACCATCTTTTGTAACACGAATCTTGTTGGAGGCTTCACTAAACTCAAAGTCCTGAATCAATTCAACTCTGTTCTGATACTCTAAATCGTTCTTTAGGGACCTCTTACGCTTCTTTGCAATCCAGTCAGGCAAAGAACGAGATACATTGGTACCAGAGACCTGGTAAACAGAGATATCATTAGCAGATGTGGACTTCAACACCATCTTGCAATATTTTATCGTCTTTTTATGTTGGGCCTTGTTTATCTGAACAAATACAGTCTTTATAACTCTTCTTAAACCATTATATtaatgcgatgagctagctcatcgcattttttttttttttttttcgttctgaaaattttttttcaaaacagcgatgagctcacATAATTAAGGATTATAACAGTTAGAGATAAGAAGGATCACCTTTGAGCTGTTAGTCAGAAATGGTTGGTTTCCTATATTGAATTGTTGCctattaaataaaatattatatagaaataaaactaAGGTTGATACTAAATTTTGGCTAAATCCTACATTACTTACTGATTGGAGAAGGGTGTAGACTCCATGGGTACCAAAGAAATTATTAGCGTTCGTTTGATGGAACGCGTTCATTGAGGTGATGTATACCAATCTTGCTGTAACTTTGTTACGCGGCGCCATTTAGTCGGCTATAAAGAATAACATTGGCTCAGACTTTAAGCAGGTTATATAGTGTAACACTCCTCTAAATCGTAGTATATGTTTTTTGCGGGCACATGGCGCAGTTGGTAGCGCGCTTCCCTTGCAAGGAAGAGGTCATCGGTTCGATTCCGGTTGCGTccatatattttttttttgtttctcgTAGTATACTCTGCTGTCAGGAACAATATCATGAGTTTTTCTATTACCAACAGAATAGGTTCTCCTA
Encoded proteins:
- the ENP2 gene encoding ribosome biosynthesis protein ENP2 (CAGL0E03069g~Ortholog(s) have role in cellular response to drug, maturation of SSU-rRNA from tricistronic rRNA transcript (SSU-rRNA, 5.8S rRNA, LSU-rRNA) and 90S preribosome, cytosol, nucleolus, small-subunit processome localization) — protein: MAPRNKVTARLVYITSMNAFHQTNANNFFGTHGVYTLLQSTVFVQINKAQHKKTIKYCKMVLKSTSANDISVYQVSGTNVSRSLPDWIAKKRKRSLKNDLEYQNRVELIQDFEFSEASNKIRVTKDGNYAMATGTYKPQIHVYDFANLSMKFDRHTDAENVDFVLISDDWTKSVHLQNDRSIQFQSKGGIHYTTRIPKFGRSLTYNPVNCDLYVGASSNELYRLNLEQGRFLNPFKLDDEGVNHVTMCDVNGLISVSMENNTVEFWDPRARTRAAKLVLENDLDNSDFQVTTSSFRRDGLNFACGTSTGYSYLYDLRTSEPYQVKDQGYGFDIKKIIWLDNVGVENSDNILTCDKRIAKIWNKDTGKAYASMEPSVDINDIEHIPGSGMFFTANEGIPMHTYYIPTLGPSPRWCSFLDSITEELEEKPSDSVYSNYRFITRDDVKKLNITHLVGSNVLRAYMHGFFINTELYDKVSLIANPNAYKDEREREIRRRIEKERESRIRTSGAVSKPKVKFNKDLVEKITTKRGDSAASKILTDDRFKEMFEDEDFKVDENDYDYKQLNPVKSAKETDEGAAKRIRALTAAEESDEERIAMKNGHYSDSESESESESEEDKAELTEAEKRKAEKQRKVIERRRKDKEEAEKFLDGMKVSDSGLSVNGEKRSVTFAEQVKTLEEENTDKKSTAQVLRRNHRGAAELTFVPGKKSPKPKRMHRASSDSDEDDDDNKPDNGRAKPRFEGRRRASKNVFRGM